A single genomic interval of Dehalococcoidia bacterium harbors:
- a CDS encoding DUF72 domain-containing protein, translated as MGRILIGLCSWTDRTLIESGRFYPQTKMSAEARLRWYAGVFPHVEADSSYYALPSVGAAQLWVERTPPEFLFHVKAFRAFTGHWLEHAALPRDLLTHMPPTDKARIYYRDLPRDVADELWRRFSAALRPLHDTGKLGLVLFQFPNWVTPGERSREHILLCKAHLPDYRLAVEFRNDAWFSPSEKEATLAFLRQHALTHVVADEPQVKGESVPLVPEVTTDVAYIRFHGRNKETWSGSKEASWERFNYWYSPDDMDELAPVVRALAERSSATYALFNNNYRDQGVQGAMLLARKLGIQLPLPQVDALLPPEDTASPE; from the coding sequence ATGGGACGTATCCTCATCGGCCTCTGCTCCTGGACGGACAGGACGCTCATCGAATCGGGCCGCTTCTACCCGCAAACGAAGATGTCGGCGGAGGCGCGTCTGCGCTGGTACGCCGGCGTCTTCCCGCACGTGGAGGCGGACTCGTCGTACTACGCCCTGCCGTCCGTCGGCGCCGCGCAGCTCTGGGTCGAGAGGACGCCACCGGAATTCCTCTTTCACGTCAAGGCGTTCCGCGCGTTCACCGGCCACTGGCTGGAGCACGCCGCGCTACCGCGCGACCTGTTGACACACATGCCGCCCACCGACAAGGCGCGCATCTACTACCGCGACCTTCCCCGCGACGTCGCTGACGAGCTCTGGCGGCGGTTCAGCGCCGCGCTCCGGCCCCTGCACGATACGGGCAAGCTGGGCCTTGTGCTGTTCCAGTTCCCCAACTGGGTGACTCCTGGGGAGAGGAGCCGCGAGCACATCCTGCTGTGCAAAGCCCACCTGCCGGACTACCGGCTGGCCGTGGAGTTCCGCAACGACGCCTGGTTCTCACCCTCCGAGAAAGAAGCCACCCTCGCCTTCCTGCGCCAGCACGCGCTGACGCACGTCGTGGCCGACGAGCCGCAGGTCAAGGGTGAGTCGGTCCCGCTCGTGCCGGAGGTGACCACGGACGTGGCGTACATCCGGTTCCACGGGCGCAACAAGGAGACGTGGAGCGGGTCAAAGGAGGCGTCCTGGGAGCGCTTCAACTACTGGTACTCGCCGGATGACATGGACGAGCTGGCGCCCGTGGTGCGCGCCCTGGCCGAGCGCTCCAGCGCGACGTACGCCCTGTTCAACAACAACTACCGTGACCAGGGCGTGCAGGGCGCCATGCTGCTGGCGCGAAAGCTCGGCATCCAGTTGCCGCTCCCGCAGGTGGACGCGCTGCTCCCTCCTGAAGACACCGCCTCTCCGGAATAG
- the gyrA gene encoding DNA gyrase subunit A — MTTAPSNIRPVRIEEEMRSAYLDYAMSVIVSRALPDVRDGLKPVQRRILFAMHELGLRPNSTYKKCARIVGEVLGKYHPHGDAPVYDALVRLAQDFTMRYPLVDGQGNFGSIDNDPPAAMRYTEARMGRIADEMLVDIEKETVNFSTNFDDSLEEPLVLPARLPNLLVNGAAGIAVGMATSIPPHNLSEVCDGILHLIDNPDAPVDELVQFIKGPDFPTGAIIMGRSGIQNAYATGHGRVLVRARADIVEEQRNRKSIIITEIPYQINKASLVEKIAELVKDKKVDGISEVRDESDREGMRVVVELKREAQPEQVLNNLYKHTAMQSTFFINMLALVDGAPRVLNLRQLLHHYIEFRQVVVRRRSEFELRKARERDHILLGLLLALDQLDAVIKTIRESPDVETARANLIQRFGLDQVQAQAILDMQLRRLAALERKKIQDEHAELVKTIAALETLLADPRKILAEARAEVVELKKEYGDERRTEITEDEVKEFRFEDLIPHQDVVITLSNRGYIKRLPVTTFRLQHRGGRGIIGTVAREQDVIQHLEVADTHDIVLFFTNRGRVFKLKCFDLPHEQSRTAKGLPLVNFIKLEENERVTAIIAVPPDEMKGPAGETATTEVTSAEAPLTEGAAPVLPAPALPATAGAVAEAEAEVEEVETSTIGRSIIFCTRKGEIKRSSLSRFHNIRGSGLIAMNLEKGDELVSVKLGRPADEVIITTERGQSIRFSTNDVRSRSRTAGGVRGIRLDPNDTVMSMDIIQPDSYLLTLSYKGFGKLTDLNRYKTQHRGGKGILTFKVTDKTGKVAASLVVEREHDIMLISEKGIVIRTTLDEIRITGRNAQGVTVMKLEPGDQVASVAYLNPRGGNGDDTPGGKGGHARDSAVEADEEPEPDQEEETTSRPDKPEGRGRAAKSGRPRATAKAAPKGQAGRDKGKTGAPPAGTGKAPRPAAKAAAKAQSGRGTGKAGAPGAGKDKAPRAAPKAAPKARSGRGKAGAPPAGTGKAPRPAAKAAPVGKTRQGKEKASAPARRGAGRTPPDKTTTKATRKKQ, encoded by the coding sequence ATGACCACCGCACCCTCAAACATACGGCCCGTGCGCATTGAAGAGGAGATGCGCAGCGCCTACCTGGACTACGCCATGAGCGTCATCGTGTCGCGGGCCCTGCCCGATGTCCGCGACGGCCTCAAGCCCGTCCAGCGCCGCATCCTCTTCGCCATGCACGAGCTGGGGCTGCGCCCCAACTCCACTTACAAGAAATGCGCGCGTATCGTGGGCGAGGTGCTCGGCAAGTACCATCCCCACGGCGACGCCCCGGTTTACGACGCTCTGGTCCGCCTGGCCCAGGACTTCACCATGCGCTACCCGCTGGTGGACGGCCAGGGCAACTTTGGCAGCATTGACAACGACCCGCCGGCGGCCATGCGTTACACCGAGGCCCGGATGGGGCGCATCGCCGATGAGATGCTCGTTGACATCGAAAAGGAGACGGTCAACTTCTCCACCAACTTCGACGATTCGCTGGAGGAGCCGCTTGTCCTGCCCGCCCGCCTGCCGAACCTGCTGGTGAACGGCGCCGCGGGCATAGCCGTCGGCATGGCCACCAGCATCCCGCCGCACAACCTGAGCGAGGTCTGCGACGGCATCCTCCACCTGATTGACAACCCGGACGCGCCGGTGGACGAACTGGTCCAGTTCATCAAAGGGCCGGACTTCCCCACGGGCGCCATCATCATGGGCCGCTCCGGCATCCAGAACGCCTACGCCACCGGTCATGGCCGCGTCCTCGTCCGCGCCCGCGCCGATATCGTGGAGGAGCAGCGGAACCGCAAGTCCATCATCATCACCGAAATCCCGTACCAGATCAACAAAGCGTCCCTTGTGGAGAAGATCGCCGAGCTGGTCAAGGACAAGAAGGTTGATGGCATCAGCGAGGTGCGGGACGAGTCCGACCGCGAGGGCATGCGCGTCGTGGTGGAGCTGAAGCGGGAGGCGCAGCCGGAGCAGGTGCTGAACAACCTGTACAAGCATACAGCCATGCAGTCCACCTTCTTCATCAACATGCTCGCGCTGGTGGACGGTGCGCCCCGCGTCCTTAACCTGCGCCAGCTCCTGCACCACTACATCGAGTTCCGGCAGGTCGTTGTACGCCGCCGGTCCGAGTTCGAACTGCGCAAGGCCCGTGAGCGCGACCACATCCTGCTAGGACTGCTGCTGGCCCTCGACCAGCTTGACGCGGTCATCAAGACCATCCGCGAGTCGCCGGACGTCGAGACCGCCCGCGCCAACCTCATCCAGCGGTTCGGCCTGGACCAGGTGCAGGCGCAGGCCATCCTGGACATGCAGCTCCGCAGGCTTGCGGCCCTGGAGCGGAAGAAGATCCAGGACGAGCACGCCGAGCTTGTCAAGACCATCGCCGCCCTTGAAACGCTGCTGGCCGACCCCAGGAAAATCCTGGCAGAGGCACGGGCAGAGGTGGTGGAGCTCAAGAAGGAGTATGGCGACGAGCGCCGCACCGAGATCACCGAGGACGAGGTCAAAGAGTTCCGCTTTGAAGACCTCATCCCGCACCAGGACGTGGTCATCACCCTGAGCAACCGCGGCTACATCAAGCGTCTGCCCGTGACCACGTTCCGCCTGCAGCACCGGGGCGGCCGGGGCATCATCGGGACCGTGGCGCGGGAGCAGGACGTCATCCAGCACCTGGAGGTGGCGGATACGCATGACATCGTACTGTTCTTCACCAACAGGGGACGCGTCTTCAAACTGAAGTGCTTTGACCTGCCGCACGAGCAGTCGCGCACGGCCAAGGGCCTGCCGCTGGTCAACTTCATCAAGCTGGAAGAGAACGAGCGCGTGACGGCCATCATCGCCGTGCCGCCGGACGAGATGAAGGGTCCCGCGGGCGAGACGGCAACGACCGAAGTGACGTCAGCGGAAGCGCCGCTGACCGAGGGCGCGGCGCCCGTGCTCCCCGCGCCTGCGCTCCCCGCGACGGCGGGCGCCGTCGCGGAGGCGGAGGCCGAAGTGGAAGAGGTGGAGACATCAACCATCGGCCGCTCCATCATCTTCTGCACGCGCAAGGGCGAGATCAAGAGGTCGTCGCTGTCCCGCTTCCACAACATTCGGGGCAGCGGTCTCATCGCCATGAACCTGGAAAAGGGCGACGAACTCGTCTCGGTGAAGCTGGGCAGGCCCGCCGACGAGGTCATCATCACGACGGAGCGCGGCCAGTCCATCCGCTTCTCCACGAATGACGTGCGCTCGCGCAGCCGAACAGCTGGCGGCGTCCGGGGCATCCGCCTGGACCCGAACGACACCGTCATGTCCATGGACATCATCCAGCCGGACTCCTACCTGCTGACTCTCTCCTACAAGGGGTTCGGCAAGCTGACGGACCTGAACCGCTACAAGACGCAGCACCGCGGCGGCAAAGGCATCCTGACCTTCAAGGTCACGGACAAGACCGGCAAGGTCGCCGCCAGCCTCGTAGTGGAGCGCGAGCATGACATCATGCTCATCTCCGAAAAGGGCATCGTCATCCGGACGACGCTCGACGAGATCCGCATCACGGGTCGCAACGCCCAGGGCGTGACCGTCATGAAGCTGGAGCCGGGCGACCAGGTGGCCTCCGTGGCGTACCTCAATCCACGCGGCGGCAACGGCGACGACACGCCGGGCGGCAAGGGCGGCCATGCCCGGGACAGCGCCGTCGAGGCCGACGAAGAACCTGAGCCGGACCAGGAGGAGGAAACCACCTCCCGCCCGGACAAACCGGAGGGCAGGGGCCGCGCCGCGAAGAGCGGACGGCCCCGCGCGACGGCGAAGGCCGCTCCCAAGGGTCAGGCCGGGCGAGACAAGGGCAAGACAGGCGCTCCGCCAGCAGGCACGGGCAAGGCCCCGCGCCCAGCGGCGAAGGCCGCCGCAAAGGCACAATCAGGGCGAGGCACGGGCAAAGCAGGCGCTCCGGGAGCGGGCAAAGACAAGGCCCCCCGTGCCGCGCCCAAGGCCGCCCCGAAGGCACGATCCGGACGAGGCAAGGCAGGCGCGCCGCCAGCAGGCACGGGCAAAGCCCCGCGCCCAGCGGCGAAGGCCGCCCCGGTGGGCAAAACGCGTCAGGGCAAAGAGA